The genomic interval CCTTAGACTTGCGCTTTCAATGAGTGACTGACCTATAACATTTCTATGCaaatttggtcaggtcacccaaaaagttacatattgcagcttgaAGAATGATACTCAAGTTGGGTGTCCTAAAGAAGAGAATCCAAACCTACTGGCTGTCTCAAAATGAATCCCCGTCAGCGCTACGAGATGGCTCTGCAATATTAAAATCATCCATGTTCCAGTTGATATTCAAATGCTTCCTTGCAAATAGCTTTAAACTGAttcacacacaccactgacagACTGAGGAGTGTAGCAGAGCGCAGCGTGATTAGCACATCACCACACAACTAAAGGCAGTTTCTCTACATTTAAGGCCCCCCCTCCCCTACCACAGCTCTTTTCAACGCAACGCTTGCTTTTGCCCCTCTTGAAGGAAGGCTTGTTTCTCCATCAGCTTCCTGAAGAGGCCTTGGCGGTTGCCCAGGAGCTGTGCATGCTGACCACACTCCACCACACGCCGCTGGTCCAGCACAGCCACGGCGTCAGCGTTCTGGATAGTGGAGAGGCGGTGGGCGATGATCAGCACTGTGCGCCCATCCATGAGCCGCTCTAGAGCCTCCTGTACCAGGAACTCATTCTCTGCATCCAGAGCACTGAGGAAGAGGGGGATGGAAAAGAGGGGGCAAAAGTGAATAGAGGTCCATGAGTTATAGCGCACATGTCATTGGGTTGTTTGACCCTGCTTCACCCAGCTGAATGACCTTGCTTAACTGTCCAAAATGGAGGAAGAGCGACTCATGTAAAATGTGATTAGACCATGCACAGTCAGTGTCTTACCTTGTAGCCTCATCAAGTAGAAGTATCTTGGGGTtctgagggaagggagagaatgCATACATTACAACATTTGtccatttgactaaaacataaaatTGTTGATGCATGTAATCGGGTGTAATTAAAATTACCTTAAGCAGAGCCCTTGCAATAGCAATTCTCTGTTTCTGACCACCTGTTGGTTAAAGCAAAACTAGTCATTACGTTAAAGCTGTTAAAGAAGCGATGGTTTTAGTTATGAACAATAACTCTGTAGTTAGATCATTCCGGTTTGAGAATGCCCAGTGAAGTCCAACACCATTACAATTTATTTTTTTAggaacacctatcaactacatAATCACATCACAAAATCAAAGAAAATTCCTGATATGCATGCATTTGTCTCACCTGACAGTAGAACACCCTTTTCTCCCACCACAGTGTCAAAGCCTTTTGGGAAACCTTGGACAAACTCATAAGCGTTGGCGATCTGTGCAGCCCGGTGGATTTCCTGAACTGTGACCGTGCCAGAGTCGGGCGCTCCATAGGCAATGTTATCAGCAATGGAACAGGAGAAGAGTACAGGCTCCTGCAGACGCACAGAGGGAGAATACCACAGGGTTAGACCACATGTCAAAGCACAACTTAGCCACAACAATGGGAACATATTGCCTACTAATAATAGTCATGTGACCAATTACCTGACTAACAGTTCCAATGTGACTCCTCAGCCAATAAGGATTCAAATCTCTCACATCATGCCCGTCGATAGTGATCACACCTATACAGCAAAAAAGGATCTCTAAATCAGAAGACTGTTGatgaaatggaagacatacagtgACATGAAGCTGCTGTAAGAGATGTCCTCAGCTGTAGTCCTCACCTGCAACTGGGTCGTAGAGCCTGAGCAGCAGGGAGACCAGAGTGGATTTGCCCGATCCGCTGGGCCCTACCACGGCCATGACGGAGCCAGCAGGCACAGAGAGACTCAGGTCCTGGAAGATGGGGGCGTCTTTGCGGGTTGGGTAGGCAAAGGAGACATTCTGGAACTCCAGTTGACCCTTAAGCTGCTCCGGCCTCAGCACAATACCCTCTTCAGAGAAATGAGGAGGAACATGGACATGTAAGTTTACATGCCAGTTTAGATGCAGAGGACTACTAGACAAGTGTGATGTAATTAAGGTTTTTTGCACAATGCTTTCGCAGTGTGGTCTAGAATGGCAGGGCTTGATGCTGACCATTGAGGGGGAACTCGGGCTTCCTGTCCAGTAGCTCCCAAAGCCGTGCCCCTGCGCCAAAGCCCTTCATCAGTTCAGAATAGAACGAGCTCATACCTGTTCAACGAAACAGACATTTAAACAGCTGCTCAGACAGACTAGGGAATAGAGAGAATCAATTTCTTATTAAAATGGAAATTCTAACAGTGTGATTTGTTCATTGATTAATGAGCGGGGGTTTTCCTCAGAATGCAAAGGCAATGAGACAATTATATATGCCCTACCTGCAATGCTAATGCCCACCCAGAAGGCGTACATGAGGAAGGAAGAGAGCTCTCCCACAGTCATGTGTTCACTGGCCATCAATAGCCCTCCCTTATACAGCACTGACAGGATGATGATGTTGCCACTGAGTCCAGTCTAAAAGACACTCATACAAAACCAGTTACAACCCAATGACCCCCGAAGAAACACAGGTCATAAAAGCAGAAGCTTCCACCACAGATCGCACAACTCTGTGGTTCCAGTCTTTCAAAAGACCAAAAGGGCTTGACTACATTTCAACTAACGTTGACTGAGAAAATGTTAACAACCACTCCATTTCTCTTTAGGGAACATTGGGCAACATTGAATTGTTGGATGCTCACCGCGCCAAAGAAGCCAGCCCTCAAAACGGCTTCCTGTTTGGCCAGGTGGAGAACATAGTTGGCCTTCTCCGTATACTTGGCCACCTCTGTCAGCTCCTTACCAAACGCCCGAACTGTCCTCATGTTGCTGATGCGTTCTTCTGCCAACTACAAGACAACACAGTATCAGTCCGATCAATTGGtttcaataataaaaaataaaaagtatgaTTAAAAAACCTGGTGTCTATGTAGTCTGCTTGGAGAATAATCTACGGCGCAACAATGCTTCAGTAATGACTAATGTTGTGCAGTTAGAACGGGTCTCGTCTTACCTGTGTGGCCTCAGCCAGAGAGTCCTGTGTACGTTTGGATATGGAGCGCAGGTATCTCCCATATATGACAGCTAGGCCAGCCATAGGAGGCACAATCAGCAGCACAAAGGCTGCTAAACTTGGTGACACGTAAAACTGTTGGCAGAGAACGAGGTGCCAGGAAATGTGAGGAGGCAATTCAGCTCAAGTCTTAAGCCTGCTCGGTTACCTTTTTATAAAGGGATTTTGAACCTGTAAAGCCACTAACGACTGGAGAGGATGTGTGAACATATTTATCATGAATGTTTTCAACTGTACTATATTTACTATGATAAATGAGTTAGGATATTTTTTAGAAATTACATCCTAGGAATATATAGTAACCAAGGAGGAAACTCAAGGAATTAACTCAAATTCTAAATATACTTGTTGTAACATGAAGAACTTGGGTCAAACCAGATCCTATGTAGGGGGACCAGAACAATGACAGTAACCAGAACAATGGAACCGCTAAGGAAAGCTGTACATGAAAGAATGAAAAATCACATCTTCCTAATGTCAAACCAGTTTTACATCTGAATACAACTTGCATTCCCATGTGACTCAAAATCTTAGAACTGATCCCAGTACAGAGTAGAATGGACTTTAACACACCCTTTACAAACAAATGTGGGGAGAGGGCTGTTTCTCACCATCATGCTGACCCCAGCTGTTGCCTGGGCGACAGCGCGGAGCCCATCTGAAAGGTTGTCTGTGACGGAGCGGCCGATGAGCGCCGTGTCTGCAGATAGGCGGTTAATGAGTTCCCCGGTACGGGTCTTATCAAAGAAACCCACCTCCTGCCTCAGAATCGAGGAGAATAGGAATACACGTAGATTTCTCACAATCTGTTGCCCTGCAAGAGTCACATATTTTTGAAATGTTTGATTAGTTCCTCTGTATGGCATCAAAGTCACGATAGtcataacaaaaaaaatccagagatGGACATCTGTTTAATATGTAAACCCACTCTGCATGCACTGAAAGCAAACGGTGACGCTCACCTGAGATTTGCATGAGGTAGACACGGGCAGCATTAGCGGCGCCCCCACAAAGGAATACCCCTGAGAGCATGATACACAGAGAGCGGAGGGAGGCACTGAAGTCCTCTGAAGAGCTGGTGTAGATAGTGTCAATGACTTGGCCCAGGAAGAAGGGCGCCGACATTGTGACAGCACTGGAGACCATTAAGAAGCCCACAGCCGCTGAGGACGATAGTATAGAAAATAAAATATAAGAATCAAAACAAGTATCGTTACTGTATTATTGTTTAAAAAGGGAAACTTTCATGACAACAAATAGGGCCCAAGTAAGGAATAAACTATGTAATTTAGTCAACCCTCCACAGGCACAAGTTGGTGATAACATCATTATTTCAGTGGTCATTTTCGAAGATATCCCTGTGGTGACCTTAAATGACATGGCCTACCTGACAGTCGCAAGCGCTCAGGGTGGGCAAGTTGTAAAATCCTTTTGACATCCT from Salmo salar chromosome ssa28, Ssal_v3.1, whole genome shotgun sequence carries:
- the LOC106589657 gene encoding ATP-binding cassette sub-family B member 10, mitochondrial, producing MGLLLLQLSKCPGVALHSRVHKLFWLECQTSRGQRKGREVSGKRFEPVARSSLLHPRRCNSLVPCVPLRQFTIPPHLLRRSWTTTVNLANYSSSTDSKQATQQEVDSKDLQSTETKQSPTRIPTEDVKRILQLAHPERLRLSAAVGFLMVSSAVTMSAPFFLGQVIDTIYTSSSEDFSASLRSLCIMLSGVFLCGGAANAARVYLMQISGQQIVRNLRVFLFSSILRQEVGFFDKTRTGELINRLSADTALIGRSVTDNLSDGLRAVAQATAGVSMMFYVSPSLAAFVLLIVPPMAGLAVIYGRYLRSISKRTQDSLAEATQLAEERISNMRTVRAFGKELTEVAKYTEKANYVLHLAKQEAVLRAGFFGATGLSGNIIILSVLYKGGLLMASEHMTVGELSSFLMYAFWVGISIAGMSSFYSELMKGFGAGARLWELLDRKPEFPLNEGIVLRPEQLKGQLEFQNVSFAYPTRKDAPIFQDLSLSVPAGSVMAVVGPSGSGKSTLVSLLLRLYDPVAGVITIDGHDVRDLNPYWLRSHIGTVSQEPVLFSCSIADNIAYGAPDSGTVTVQEIHRAAQIANAYEFVQGFPKGFDTVVGEKGVLLSGGQKQRIAIARALLKNPKILLLDEATSALDAENEFLVQEALERLMDGRTVLIIAHRLSTIQNADAVAVLDQRRVVECGQHAQLLGNRQGLFRKLMEKQAFLQEGQKQALR